A stretch of Nitrospiria bacterium DNA encodes these proteins:
- a CDS encoding type II toxin-antitoxin system RelE/ParE family toxin, with protein MYKILVKKSVEKQLTKIPKKDLTRIDKIILSLTSNPFPQQIKQLHTKPKTFRIRQGDYRILYTVDDLRKEVTIFAIKHRKEVYREL; from the coding sequence ATGTATAAAATCCTTGTCAAAAAGTCGGTCGAGAAACAACTGACCAAAATCCCCAAAAAGGATTTAACACGCATAGATAAAATCATTTTAAGTCTTACCTCAAACCCTTTCCCCCAACAAATTAAGCAGCTTCATACCAAACCCAAAACTTTCCGAATTAGACAAGGAGATTATCGCATCCTTTATACCGTTGATGATCTTCGGAAAGAAGTCACCATCTTTGCGATAAAACACCGAAAAGAAGTATATAGGGAATTATGA